GCGCGCACCCGAGGAGGCCCAAGGATGACCAAGACCAGTGCCCGTGCCGAGACCCGTCGACCCGTCGGGGTCCGGCCGCCCGCGTCCGGGCCGTCGCTGACCTCCGTCCCCCCGGTGACGGCCGTCGCGGGCGAGCCACTGCCCACGGCCCAGCGCGCCGGGACACGGCCGGCCGACACCGCGCCGGTGCGGGTCGGCCTGTTCCTGCTGTCCGCGCAGTTCCCCGGGCAGAGCCACGGCGAGGCGCTGGAGCGCACCGTCCACTCCGCCGTCGAGGCCGAACGCGCAGGCCTGGACAGCGTCTGGCTGGCCGAGCACCACTTCGTGCCGTACGGGGTCTGCCCGGACGCCGCCACGCTGGCCGGGCTGCTGCTCGGCCGTACCCGCAGGATCGGCGTCGGCACCGCGGTCAGCGTGCTCTCCACCCGCCACCCGGTGGCCCTCGGCGAGCAGGCCGCGCTGCTGCACCTCACCTCCGGTGGGCGCTTCACGCTCGGGGTCGGCCGCGGCGGGCCGTGGATCGACCTGGACGTGTTCGGCGACGGCGTGGACGCCTTCGAGCACGGCTTCCCGGAGCGGCTGGACCTGCTGCTGCGCTGGCTGCGCGGCTCCCGGGTGGGCGCGGACGGCCCCCAGTTCTCCTTCCCCGAGGTGGCGGTGGTCCCACGGGCCACCGAACCGGTGCGGCGGCCCGCCCTGAGCAGCTGGCTCGGCCTCGGCGAGCGTCCCGGCACGGTGCGCTTCCCGCGCCAGCGCCAGGACGAGGACGGCCTCGGCGAGGAGCTCACCGTCACCGGACGGCCGGTGGCCGGTCCGCCCGTGGTGGTCGCCTGCACCTCCCCCGGCGGGGTCAGGCTGGCCGCCGAGCGCGGCCTGCCGATGCTGCTCGGCATGCACTCCGGGGACGAGGACAAGCTGCGGATGCTGGAGCTGTACCGCACCGCCTGGCTGGCCGCCGGGCGCAGCGAGGAACAGCTGCGCCGGGTGAGCCGGCGGCACGTCGCCGCCGGGGTGGCGCAGGTCGACGACCGCGCCGCGGCGGCCCGCTCCACCCTGCTGAACGCGATGCCCGGCTGGTTCGACCTCGGGCTGGGCGCGCACCGCACCGTGGACGGCCGCGAGCGCAAGATGCGTGACGCGCGCCAGTACACCGAACTCCTCTGCGACCTGCACGCGGTGGGCACCCCGCGGCAGTGCGCCGACCGGCTGCTGGCCACCGCCGAGCGGACCGGTATCCGCCGCTTCGCGCTGCTCGCCGAGGGCAGCGGCGACCAGGACGCGACCCTGCACAACATCGCCCGGCTCGGCTCCGAGGTGCTGCCGCAACTGGCGTGACCGCGACCGGGGCAATGGCGGCCGGGGCGACCGCAACGCCGCCGCCCCCTCCCCCGCAACCGGGGGACGGGGGCGGCCGGCGCCGTGGCGGTGGTACCGCCGTTCAGCAGTCCCGCAGTTCCTCGGACTGGTTGAGCAGCTGCTCCCGGACGGAGGTGAAGCGCGTGTACCGCGCTTCGTTGGCCTCCGACGGCAGGAACACCGCCACCCGGTGACAGTTCTGGAAGGCCAGCTGCACCCCGAAGTGGCGCTGCAGGGCGCCCCGGATGGCGTCGCTGGCCAGGGCGCGCAGCAGCTGGCCACGGGCCTGCTCGCTGGGCGGCGGCACGTGGTTGTCGGCGAAGTCGGTGCCGTCGACCTTCGCCTGGGCGACCAGCGAGCTGATCAGGTCCCAGGCGTAGGGCAGGGAGACGCGGACGCAGTCGACGAATTCCCGCTCGTCGACCTCGCCCCGCTCAGCCTTCTCCAGCAGGGCCGGTGAGACGTCGAGCGACATGGATTCTCCTCTCGCGGTCCACCCGCGCGGCGCCCGGGTGGTCGTGCGTAGTCCAAGCTCAGGTGAGGGTGGGCGACATCGTGTGGGGTGTCCGGAACGCCGTGGGACAGGCGTTTCCGGCACCTTCGCGACCAGCCGCTGCGGCACGGGACGTGACGTCCCGAACACCGACAGCGCTCAGAACAGCGTGGCAGTCAACGGCGGAACAGGCCGGTCGTTCCTGTGGATTGCTTCGGAATTACGCCGTGGTGAACCAGATTGGCCGGATCCTGTCGGATCGTTCATCTGAAGTCTCCGTCCCCGTTGACAACGATCCCGCAAGCGTGCCGTCACACACCGTAGCGACCCGAGGGGATGGGCGCCAGACCCCGACGGAGGGAGCGGAACCGCTGAACCTCCATGTTCGCGGGGTTCGCGCTTTCTTCACCCCGTCGTC
The genomic region above belongs to Streptomyces sp. 1331.2 and contains:
- a CDS encoding LLM class flavin-dependent oxidoreductase is translated as MRVGLFLLSAQFPGQSHGEALERTVHSAVEAERAGLDSVWLAEHHFVPYGVCPDAATLAGLLLGRTRRIGVGTAVSVLSTRHPVALGEQAALLHLTSGGRFTLGVGRGGPWIDLDVFGDGVDAFEHGFPERLDLLLRWLRGSRVGADGPQFSFPEVAVVPRATEPVRRPALSSWLGLGERPGTVRFPRQRQDEDGLGEELTVTGRPVAGPPVVVACTSPGGVRLAAERGLPMLLGMHSGDEDKLRMLELYRTAWLAAGRSEEQLRRVSRRHVAAGVAQVDDRAAAARSTLLNAMPGWFDLGLGAHRTVDGRERKMRDARQYTELLCDLHAVGTPRQCADRLLATAERTGIRRFALLAEGSGDQDATLHNIARLGSEVLPQLA
- a CDS encoding SCO5389 family protein, producing MSLDVSPALLEKAERGEVDEREFVDCVRVSLPYAWDLISSLVAQAKVDGTDFADNHVPPPSEQARGQLLRALASDAIRGALQRHFGVQLAFQNCHRVAVFLPSEANEARYTRFTSVREQLLNQSEELRDC